A window of the Falco biarmicus isolate bFalBia1 chromosome 10, bFalBia1.pri, whole genome shotgun sequence genome harbors these coding sequences:
- the PKIG gene encoding cAMP-dependent protein kinase inhibitor gamma → MEVESSTYTDFISCDRAGRRNAVHDIQRDATTISMRKLTKDLGDLAVEGAESQRDATSENDPGARPKGQENSPSP, encoded by the exons ATGGAGGTAGAGTCCAGCACATACACCGACTTTATTTCCTGCGATCGGGCCGGTCGGAGGAACGCTGTCCATGACATCCAACGAGATGCAACCACCATCAGCATGCGCAAGCTGACCAAGGACCTAGGTGACCTCGCCGTTGAAGGAGCAG AAAGCCAAAGAGATGCCACTTCTGAGAACGACCCTGGAGCAAGACCAAAGGGGCAAGAAAACAGCCCCTCCCCATGA